A DNA window from Bos mutus isolate GX-2022 chromosome 11, NWIPB_WYAK_1.1, whole genome shotgun sequence contains the following coding sequences:
- the C1D gene encoding nuclear nucleic acid-binding protein C1D, translated as MAGEGINEDYPVEIHEYLSTFENSIGAVDEMLKTMMSVSRNELLQKLDPLEQAKVDLVSAYTLNSMFWVYLATQGVNPKEHPVKQELERIRVYMNRVKEITDKKKAGKLDRGAASRFVKNALWEPKPKNASKVANKGKSKN; from the exons ATGGCAGGTGAAGGAATTAATGAAGACTATCCAGTAGAAATTCATGAATATTTATCAACATTTGAGAATTCCATTGGTGCTGTGGATGAAATGCTGAAGACCATGATGTCTGTTTCTAGAAATGAGTTGTTGCAGAAG ttggACCCACTTGAACAGGCAAAAGTGGATTTAGTTTCTGCTTACACATTGAATTCAATGTTTTGGG TTTATTTGGCAACTCAGGGAGTCAACCCCAAGGAACATCCAGTAAAGCAGGAACTG GAGAGAATCAGAGTATACATGAACAGAGTCAAGGAAATAACAGACAAGAAAAAGGCTGGCAAGCTGGACAGGGGTGCGGCTTCAAGATTTGTAAAAAATGCCCTCTGGGAACCAAAACCTAAGAATGCATCCAAAGTTGCcaataaaggaaaaagtaaaaattaa